A region of the Aythya fuligula isolate bAytFul2 chromosome 24, bAytFul2.pri, whole genome shotgun sequence genome:
TTGTGCTACTGGTCAGATTCCTCGGTCCCTCTGGCAGAAGGACCAAGCCAACAAGGACTATTCCCCCTTAATTAAGAAACTGGAGCTGTCGGTGGACCGGGTGAGGCAGCTAGCCATGAAACACCAGCAGGAAGACCACGTTATCAGTTCCTCCGACCTGCAGGATATTCCCTTAGGAGGGAGAGATGAGCTGACTCTGGCTGTGCGGAAGGAGCTGACCATTGCTTTACGAGACCTGATGGCTCACGGGCTCTACGCCTCTTCGCAAGGGATGAGCCTGGTGTTGGCACCCATCGCGTGCTTGATTCCTGCGTTCACCTCCTCGCCGCAGACAATGCATCCCTGGGAACTCTTTGTGAAGTATTACAACGCTAAGAACGGGCAAGCCTTTGTGGAGTCTCCAGCTCGCAAGCTCTCCCAGTCCTTTGCCTTGCCTGTGACAGGAGTCGCCATCACCCCGAAACAGAGCCTGCTGACGGCCATACACACTGTCCTCACTGAGCACGACCCCTTCAAGCGCAGCGCGGACTCGGAACTGAAAGCTCTGGTGTGTATGGCGCTGAATGAGCAGCGCCTGGTGTCCTGGATAAATCTCATCTGCAAATCCGGAGCTCTGGTACAATCTCACTACCAGCCGTGGAGCTACATGGCAAACACGGGCTTTGAGAGTGCACTCAACATCCTCAGTCGCCTGAGCAACTTGAAGTTCAACCTCCCAGTTGACCTGGCCGTCCGGCAGCTGAAAAACATCAAAGATgctttttgatgtatttttattctagaTCATCCACTTTTCCACAAGTAGGCAGCTGTTGGGCTCCAGAAgcctggcttttttttaaagaccaaaTTTAGCTCTGTAAAATTTATATCTGCTTTTGGTGTCCTGATGCTGGAAGTTGGGTGCAGTACGGCACCCCACCCTGCCCTCACGCAGTTCTGAATAGCAAAACTGGTGAGCAGATGCTACTGCACGTGCTATGCCAGATGCTGGCTGGATGTGGTTGAAGCCTGACCACGGAGCCTGTATGTGGGAGAAGCCCCTTACAGGAGGCCACAGCTGAGCTCCTGTGCTGTATCTGCACAGTTATTTCTCAAAACCCGTGGTCTAAGCGATGCCACAGTgagccagctctgccaggaAGAGCGGGCAGCCCGgcaccaggagctgagctgcttaTTTTGCAGCTGCTCGGGGCCGTGATTTGCTTTCCCCGGTGCAAACATGCAAGAAAATTGGGGACAAATCCTGCTGAGGCACCGGGACCCTGCATCTCCTGCGCTGGTGGCTCAGAAACGCGAAGCACCAGCGATGTTCTTCATGCTGCCGGGTGAGGGGCTGACGTtcaggctgctccctgcagaaatcccaaaaactcctttttttgaagctttttgtGCGGAGCCCGGAGCACCGGCGGTGCGGTGCTCCCTAGCGGCTGCATTAATCGCTTTGGCAAGCCTGCGCGGGGGGAAAATGCGTTTCCAGCTGCTACATTTTAATTCGTGTCGGTTCCTAGCCTTCCTGCCGCTAGCACGCTCGTTGACTTTTTGTGGTTATTTATAATCAGAGTTTAATTTATCTGTAACtcctgggagggaggggggggggaagggaggctgTGCTTGGTGTAACGGCAGCACCTCTGGGCGCGGGCTGCGACCGgttctgaaatgaaatgggtgagcaaacggctgccTCCGTGTCTGCCTTCgtgccggccccgccgccaccggggacaccgggggcaccgggagAGGCCTGAGGCCTGCAACAGGCCCGAGCCCGTTGCCTAGCAACCGCGGCGCCGCTCTGCGCATGAGCGACCCGCCTCGCGGCGCCCTGAAGCGGAAGTGACGTCAGGTGAAAGGCCGGCGGGCTTCCTTTTCCGGTCTGGGCGCCATCGAAGCGGCTGTGTCGGTGAGTGGGGCCCGGCGCCGCCATCCGTCGCCATCCGCGGCCCTCGGGCGCCATCCGCCGCCAtcgcggggccgggggcggccggggcccTCCGCTGAGCGCCGCGCGCTGTGTCCGCAGAGATGGGCAAGTTTATGAAGCCGGGGAAGGTGGTGCTGGTGCTCGCCGGCCGCTACTCGGGTCGCAAGGCCGTCATCGTCAAGGTGAGCGCGGGGCCGGCCCCTCCCTCCTCCGCTCCTGGCTCCGTCCCGGATCCCCGCTCCCGGCCGGTTCTGGGCAGCGGCTGAGAGCCCCGCGGCGCTGCCGGGCCGTGCCGGTGTCGGAGCCTTTTGGGGGCTCCCCGAGGGGGCTGGCGCTCGGCGGGGCCCATCGCGGGGCGGGCGGTGTGTTTCAGAACATCGATGATGGCACCTCCGACCGGCCCTACAGCCACGCACTGGTGGCGGGCATCGATCGCTACCCGCGGAAGGTGACGGCGGCCATGGGCAAGAAGAAGATAGCGAAGAGGTCCAAGATCAAGTCGTTCGTGAAGGTTTACAACTACAACCACCTGATGCCCACCCGGTGAGTGCGGTGGCTTCGGTGCggaggctgctggtggcaggaggagaggagcagcgtTGTGTGCTCTCAGCGGCTGCAGCTCTCGTGTGTTCTCTTTGCAAAGTGCTGGGAGGTGTTGAGGGTCTGGCTTGTGTGGTTGAATGAGTGTGAGGCATACACTGTGTGGAAACAACCCGGCAGGTTGTAAAGCTGATGTGAGAGCAGCAAGCTGCTGAAATCCCCAGCTGGCTCTTCACTCCAGCCACCTTCAGCCTTAGCTGATCTTGGGATGTCAGTGGAAGAACCCTAAAAGCAGTCAGGATGGGATTGTGAAAGCTCTTATGGCCCAGTAGTGGGTTTCCTGTCCagttgcagctgctgctgcgtACAAAGTGCTGGACAGAGGAGCTTGTTCCTGTCACAAGTTACCTTTTATGCATTGAGTTGAATGTCTTGATGCTTTGTTGACTACCAGAACTAAACTGATTTAAGTGCTCGAGCTCTTTAACCTGGCCCTAATTCAGGCATTTGACAGGTCTGTTTTGGGGCTGTGTTTTCACCCTTTGTGGCCATCTGGTGGCTGTCTCACGCTGTGCTGCTCTCATCCAGGTATTCCGTTGACATTCCCCTGGACAAAACCGTTGTCAATAAGGACGTGTTCAGGGACCCCGCTCTGAAACGCAAAGCGAGGCGTGAAGCCAAGGTGAAGTTTGAGGAGAGGTGAGTTGGAAGCTCCTCATGGCACCAGCGCTCGCTGGAGGACTTGGTGAGGTTGTGCCAGAGCCCTGCTTGAGCCCTGGATCAGACACTTCTGCTCCAACTTCATCGAGCGTGCTTTTGGGGTGGATTATTTCTCTCCTGGTGTGTTTGCTCAGCCTCATGAGTGAGAACCTGCATTTCActgagagcaggagcagcttgGGAGCAGCACTCAGCTGATGGGGGCgtttattttgctgctgctgctttgtgcccATGCAGGCGGAGCTGTTCCAGTGCCCCACACTGATCTCTCAGTGTCGTGGTGCCTCATGGCCATCAGATGAGTGTCCCTAGGCTCAGTGTGACAGGGCCATGCTGGCGCTTTGCCCACAGCCTTTTGACATCAACACCTCTTGGTTTCAGCATTTGCTTCAGAAACTCCAATGAAGGGAGttttaaagcacaaataaaTCCAAACAAAGCGTCCGGTGGAACCGCCCCGTGCTGCTCTCCCCCTCCTCGgtgtgagcactgctgcagTGGGGGTGTCCTTCATGAAATGATTTAATGAGGGAAATCTGCGGGCTGTTACTTCCCTGGGGCGTTCAGCTTTTTAAGGAAGGTTCAGTCGGCAAAGTGGGGTGCAGAGAGCAGGCGAAGTACTTGTGGGTGAGGGGTGTGCGGTGTTTTCCCTGAGTAGAAGGACACAGATGGAGCAGTTGCATGTTTGATGCTGTCCCTACCCCAGCAGTCTCTCTAATGGCtgtgttctttctctttcaggtACAAGACGGGCAAGAACAAGTGGTTCTTCCAGAAGCTACGATTCTAAACTTGTAATAAGGCGGCGtcaataaatgtttattaaaaaccattttgttttgctgtacaAAACACTGGCACAAGGCCCTGTTCCTGGCGGTGTAGGCTTGCTTTGCCTTCCCATAAAAGAGGTGGGAAAGGAATTGTAGCCCGGGCAAACTTCTGAGACCTCAGGAGCATTTCAGGCTCTGAAGTAGGGGTgagctgggctgcctgcaggaccATCCTGGGCCGTTGTCAGTAGGAGACaaccttttcccctcttttccacTGCTGAAGCAGCATTTATgttctgtccctgctgctcttgACATGTCTCACCCCCCAAAACTCGGCTACTCCCTGAGAGGGTGAATTCCTTCTCCAACTCGCACGGGGGAGAGGAATGGTGAattccagctgctgcctttgcttctCCTGAGCATGGATCAGTCCCAGGAGCCCCCTACAACATTTTTTTGGCCACCTCTGCACGCTACCGGCCAAGCGAGGCCATCCCCAGGGCTTGAACCCCTCCCTGGCCGGGCTCAGGCTCACCGGGACAGCCCCGGAGGCGGAGCCGGGCTGAGGAAACGAAAGCGAaagcggcgggggcgggcggagCGGCGGGGGAGGGCTCCCGGGGTGCCGGTGGgtccggccccgccgcccttTTGCCATGGACTCGGAGGAGGTGACGGCTCCGTGCGGGGCTCCCGGGGTCGGGCCGAGCCCCGGGACCGGGCggtgggaggggagaggaagggtccggggggctcggggagcgcGGTTCTGACCCCCCCCCCTCGTCCTCCAGAGCTCCTTCGTGCGGCTGGAAGACCCCCAGGGCCTGCAGGACGGCGGCTCGGAGATGACCCCCGAGCAGCTCCGGCAGGAGATCGAGCGCTACAAGGTGCGGCCCCcgagggatgggggggggtcGGGTCGGAACCAGGGCTCCTCCACCGCCAGCCCAGAACCCCCCCGGCctccccgggctggagctgccgcTCCTCGGAGCTTGTTGCCCCCCAAAACCGCCCCAGGCCCCGGGGATCGCTGGGTGCTCAGGTTTTTTGGTGGCGACTTTTCCCCCCCCCTGTCTCCTTGCAAGCTCCCTGCGTCGAGACGCCAGCAGATTTGTGGAGTTGGTTTTTCCAAGGAGTGCGATCTGTCAAAATGCTCCGCGAGAGGCAGGAACGGTGGAGAGGGGGGTGTTCGCGTGGATGAGAGCTCCTGGACCGGGCTGCGGGGTTGTGTTTGGGGTTGGAGGCGCAGTGGGGTCGGCAGGGTGCCCATTTCTGATGGTCCCTCTGGCACAGGAGCTTTGTAGTGCTGTGGAGCAAGACAACGCCGCgctacaaaaggaaaaagaagagacagaGCAAAGGATACAAGAGGTGAAGAACATGAGAGAGCTCATCCAGGAAGATCTCCAGCTGCACAATCCTCTGGAAGATATAGTCCACTCCCTCCAGGTGGGTGCTTGGAGGAATCCTCTCGGGCTTGGGAAGGTGGCAGCGGGCAGCCGGGCTCGCTGCTCTGCGGGGACTGGGATGCAGCAGGGGGTTTGTGGAGCAGCACGGGGGGGAAAATGAGTTCATGCTGGGGTGGCAGGAGGACGGGCTGCAGTAGAAAGCCGGGAGCcgtggcagggctgcagggagccaaGAAGAAAAGTGGCGTGGTTGGAGCTGAGTCCGAGCGCTTGGATGAGAGAGCAGCGTAGCGCTGGGCTTCGTGGTGGTTCCCTTACTGCTCCCTGTTCCTTTCCTTCCAGTCCGAAATTTTTTTAgcgaaggaggaggagagcggactgaagcaggagaaggagaTGTTGGAggagaaactggaagaaatgaggaagaagagCTGGGAGGATCCGATGATGGTAACGGAGTGTGTGTGGGTGAGGGCTGCGAGCCAGGCTGCTGGTAAACGCAGCTGGGCAGTGTGATGCTGCTCTGCCAGTGCCACGAGTGGTGGCTTTGGGGCTCTGGGCACAGCTGGATCCCAGGAGAGACCCTGCTAAGGCTCGCCAGCCGGTTGTTCTGAGCTGCCAGCTTGCTTCTCATCCGTGGTTGGGCCAGGCCCCGTGCGGGGTGCAgtctcctccagctgctgtgtgctctAACCTAGATGTTGCCTGCCCTGCCAGAGAGGAACCTGGTGTTTAAGGGACTCGTGACAGACAAGGAGGACACGAACAAGCTGACGCTCACCCCGCTGATCCGCTACCCTCTGCAGGGTGGCTCAGCTCTCATCACCTTTGAGAAAGCAGAGGGTAAGAGCGAGAAGAGCGCTGCCACGGGCAGCAAAGCCAGCCCCGTGCAAAGCTACGCCCTTTCCCCAAGGCCTTTGCTGCTCCGTGCCCCGTCCCGCTGAGCCACCAGGCTGAGGGCTTTCCCTTTTCGCAGTGGCCCAGAGGGTGATCGAGGTGAAGGAGCACACGGTGGAGCTGAGCAACGGGGAGAGCCTGGAGGAGCTTGACCACTGCCAAATGCGAGTGCAGGCGAGCCCGGTGGACGTGCTGCTGCCATCCGCCCTGGAGGTACATCCCCAGGGCCTGCAGCTGCGTCCTGCTCCTCCAATTCCTGGGCTGGGTCACTGTTaccagctcagcccagcacGTCCGTGCTGCAGCTTTGTTTCTGCTCCCcgagctctgccctgctggggctctgaCCGGCCCGTGCTGCTCGCAGATCGGGCTCACTcggagcagcaggagcatccTGGTGTCCGGTCTGCCCAGCCGGGTCATCCCCGAGGAGATCCTGCTGGACAAGCTGGAGCTCTTCTTCAGCAAGACGAAGAATGGGGGCAGCGAGGTGGAGAGCAGGGAGTTCCTGGACGACTGCGGCCAGGTGGTGCTGACCTTCGTGCACGATGGAGGTGCGTGGGGAACAAGAGGGGAGCGATCCAGCCAGCTCCGGGGGGCACTGGTTGTCTCCTGAGAGCAGACGGAGCTGAGGCTCTGCGGAACGGGGATGGGACAGTTGGAGCTGGGCAGTTCCAGTCGTGGCGTCCGTGCCAGGAACGTAACCAAGAGTTCAGCGGGGGCGTGGGGAGCTCAGGGCTTTTCTCTCCATCTGCA
Encoded here:
- the RPL27 gene encoding 60S ribosomal protein L27, encoding MGKFMKPGKVVLVLAGRYSGRKAVIVKNIDDGTSDRPYSHALVAGIDRYPRKVTAAMGKKKIAKRSKIKSFVKVYNYNHLMPTRYSVDIPLDKTVVNKDVFRDPALKRKARREAKVKFEERYKTGKNKWFFQKLRF
- the IFI35 gene encoding interferon-induced 35 kDa protein: MDSEESSFVRLEDPQGLQDGGSEMTPEQLRQEIERYKELCSAVEQDNAALQKEKEETEQRIQEVKNMRELIQEDLQLHNPLEDIVHSLQSEIFLAKEEESGLKQEKEMLEEKLEEMRKKSWEDPMMMLPALPERNLVFKGLVTDKEDTNKLTLTPLIRYPLQGGSALITFEKAEVAQRVIEVKEHTVELSNGESLEELDHCQMRVQASPVDVLLPSALEIGLTRSSRSILVSGLPSRVIPEEILLDKLELFFSKTKNGGSEVESREFLDDCGQVVLTFVHDGVAEQLIARGQVQVPIGKAKYKLKISPYMRGEVTNIQFQPSRCARTVLLSGIPDVLAEEPMRDALEIHFQKESRGGGEVDTLGYVPAGRRAVAVFSE